In a single window of the Deltaproteobacteria bacterium genome:
- a CDS encoding type II toxin-antitoxin system VapC family toxin has product MIYLDSSALVKRYIAEEGSGAVDRLLADHPYAATSRLAYPEILSALHRKQLAGDFPARVLGDLVKAFESDWNRLFVLEFPEELLPIVKQTIRKHAVRGADSIHLASAMWLRSELKEDVIFACADAKLLAAARKERLIAFDPR; this is encoded by the coding sequence ATGATCTATCTCGACAGCAGCGCGCTGGTCAAGAGATACATCGCCGAAGAAGGCTCCGGCGCGGTCGACCGGTTATTGGCCGATCACCCGTATGCCGCCACATCCCGCCTGGCGTACCCGGAGATCCTTTCCGCGCTGCACAGGAAGCAACTTGCGGGGGATTTCCCGGCGCGGGTCCTCGGGGACCTGGTCAAGGCGTTCGAATCCGACTGGAACAGGTTGTTCGTCCTCGAATTCCCCGAGGAACTGCTGCCGATCGTCAAGCAGACCATCCGGAAGCATGCCGTCCGCGGCGCCGATTCGATTCATCTCGCATCCGCAATGTGGCTTCGTTCGGAGTTGAAGGAAGACGTGATCTTCGCCTGCGCCGACGCGAAGCTGCTGGCGGCGGCCCGGAAGGAACGGCTCATCGCATTCGATCCGCGATAA
- a CDS encoding type II toxin-antitoxin system Phd/YefM family antitoxin has translation MHIVGVRELKNRLTHFLSLSRQGIPVIVTDRNRPIAVIHRLDQVEKTAGTEERLASLAHRNRLHLPEDRTPFRPIRRARGGRKASELILEERR, from the coding sequence ATGCATATCGTCGGAGTTCGGGAATTGAAAAACCGGCTGACCCATTTCCTATCCCTGTCGCGCCAGGGCATCCCGGTGATCGTCACGGACCGGAACAGGCCGATCGCCGTGATCCACCGGCTGGACCAGGTCGAGAAGACGGCGGGGACGGAAGAACGGCTTGCGTCCCTTGCCCACCGGAATCGCCTGCACCTGCCGGAAGATAGAACTCCCTTTCGGCCGATCCGCCGCGCGCGCGGGGGAAGAAAAGCATCCGAACTCATCCTCGAGGAAAGGCGATGA
- a CDS encoding AbrB/MazE/SpoVT family DNA-binding domain-containing protein — protein sequence MLAKKTSKNQLTLPKEIADRFPGTEYFDVQVKGRAILLRPVRIEAEGERSGIDAIREKIRKLRLTEKDVAKAVRWARNRP from the coding sequence ATGCTCGCGAAAAAAACGTCTAAAAATCAGCTTACATTGCCCAAGGAGATCGCGGACCGTTTTCCAGGGACGGAATATTTCGATGTCCAGGTGAAGGGCAGGGCGATCCTCCTGCGTCCCGTCCGGATCGAAGCCGAAGGAGAACGCTCCGGGATCGATGCGATCCGGGAAAAGATTCGGAAATTGCGACTGACTGAAAAGGACGTGGCCAAGGCGGTCAGGTGGGCCCGAAACCGGCCCTGA
- a CDS encoding putative toxin-antitoxin system toxin component, PIN family: MGPKPALIRAVLDTNVLVSVLLFGGRLEEFRLAWKAGRLRIVTCKELLDEIVHTLSYPKFRLTPKEISSLLYKELLPFSEVVDISGRTESVSRDPDDDIVIRCSLVGGCSWLVSGDDDLLEIGKYQGVEILSPREFLDRILGG, encoded by the coding sequence GTGGGCCCGAAACCGGCCCTGATCCGGGCCGTACTCGACACCAACGTGCTGGTCTCCGTCCTTCTCTTCGGGGGTCGTCTCGAAGAGTTTCGGCTGGCATGGAAGGCCGGGCGGTTGCGGATCGTTACCTGTAAGGAATTGCTCGACGAGATCGTCCATACCCTTTCCTATCCAAAGTTTCGGCTGACTCCGAAAGAGATTTCATCGCTTCTTTACAAGGAACTCCTGCCGTTTTCGGAAGTGGTGGATATATCCGGACGGACGGAGTCCGTTTCACGGGATCCGGACGACGACATAGTGATTCGGTGTTCCCTTGTTGGCGGCTGTTCCTGGCTGGTTTCCGGCGACGACGATCTTCTGGAGATCGGGAAATACCAGGGAGTCGAAATACTGTCCCCGAGGGAATTCCTGGACAGGATCTTGGGCGGGTAA
- a CDS encoding type II toxin-antitoxin system VapC family toxin: MKYILDTDGCIELIRRKPPKLIQRLTGSQPGDVGLSSITTAELWFGVAKSDDPGKNRKALAGFLAPFEIVPFDESAAMAYGEIRAALEIAGTPIGSMDLLIGAHALSIGATLVTANIREFRRIRGLRTANWLSP, from the coding sequence ATGAAATACATCCTGGACACCGACGGCTGTATCGAACTGATACGCCGAAAACCCCCGAAACTGATACAGCGCCTCACAGGAAGCCAACCGGGAGACGTCGGACTTTCCTCTATAACAACAGCCGAGCTCTGGTTCGGGGTCGCCAAAAGCGACGATCCCGGGAAAAACAGGAAAGCCCTTGCCGGATTCCTGGCGCCATTCGAAATCGTTCCATTCGACGAATCCGCAGCGATGGCTTACGGAGAAATCCGGGCGGCCCTTGAAATAGCCGGGACACCCATCGGTTCTATGGATCTTCTCATCGGCGCCCATGCGCTAAGCATCGGAGCAACGCTGGTCACAGCCAACATCCGCGAATTTCGACGGATCCGTGGCTTGCGAACCGCGAACTGGCTTTCTCCCTGA
- a CDS encoding AbrB/MazE/SpoVT family DNA-binding domain-containing protein gives MKSAKLFRNGQSQAVRLPREMRFEGDHVFVKKAGRIVLLIPPTGSWDGLVESLSLFTTDFLRDRAQPHMQRRKGLTA, from the coding sequence ATGAAAAGCGCGAAACTTTTTCGGAACGGACAAAGCCAGGCCGTGCGTCTGCCTCGGGAAATGCGGTTCGAAGGCGACCACGTGTTCGTGAAAAAAGCGGGAAGGATCGTCCTTCTTATCCCGCCGACCGGCTCATGGGACGGGCTCGTGGAAAGCCTTTCCCTCTTCACGACCGACTTCTTGCGGGACCGGGCACAGCCACACATGCAGCGCCGCAAGGGCTTAACGGCATGA
- a CDS encoding ACT domain-containing protein yields MGHFSVSVVGKDRPGIVAEVSRILYEQGCNIEDSTCTILSGQFAMILVVSHPAISAVAELSPAFEEVRSQMRLIVTLHTLKDEEVVHEKSFLGNPHIISVYGADRPGIVYNVTRELAQRKVNITDLNTQVVGTKERPVYVMVLEVDIPEGTDMKGLEKEFERIKKELSVSITVRPIETLEL; encoded by the coding sequence ATGGGGCATTTCTCGGTAAGCGTCGTCGGCAAGGACCGGCCGGGGATCGTCGCGGAGGTGAGCCGGATCCTCTACGAGCAGGGTTGCAACATCGAGGACTCGACCTGCACGATCCTGTCGGGGCAGTTCGCGATGATCCTGGTGGTTTCCCATCCGGCGATCTCCGCCGTAGCGGAATTAAGTCCAGCGTTCGAAGAGGTGCGCTCGCAGATGCGCCTGATCGTCACCCTTCACACGCTTAAGGACGAGGAGGTCGTCCACGAAAAATCTTTCCTGGGGAACCCTCACATCATCTCCGTGTACGGGGCCGACCGGCCGGGGATCGTGTACAACGTCACGAGGGAGCTGGCGCAGCGGAAGGTTAACATCACCGACCTCAACACTCAGGTCGTCGGAACGAAGGAGAGGCCGGTTTACGTCATGGTGCTGGAAGTGGACATCCCCGAAGGCACCGACATGAAGGGGCTGGAAAAGGAATTCGAGCGGATAAAGAAAGAGCTCTCCGTATCCATCACGGTGCGGCCGATAGAGACCCTGGAACTTTAA
- the def gene encoding peptide deformylase, whose product MAILPILKFPDPLLKEKSAPVDEITPELSVFINDLLDTMRASAGGVGISSPQVGFLKRIIAVDVSKHKRGGQEENHGLMVLLNPEILAKGGRQIVREGCMSIPDYTANIERAQWVLVDALDRTGKQVILEAVGFEAVAIQHEVDHLDGVLFLDRVSSSKTDLFRRKKYR is encoded by the coding sequence ATGGCCATTCTCCCGATATTGAAGTTTCCGGATCCGCTCCTTAAGGAAAAATCCGCACCCGTGGATGAGATTACGCCGGAATTGTCGGTGTTCATAAACGATCTTCTCGATACGATGCGGGCGTCGGCCGGAGGGGTGGGAATCTCCTCCCCGCAGGTGGGGTTCCTGAAGCGGATAATCGCGGTCGACGTCTCGAAGCACAAACGCGGCGGCCAGGAGGAGAACCACGGCCTGATGGTGCTCCTGAATCCTGAAATCCTGGCCAAGGGCGGGCGCCAGATCGTGCGGGAGGGGTGCATGAGCATCCCGGATTACACCGCGAATATCGAACGTGCCCAGTGGGTGCTCGTGGACGCGTTGGACAGGACCGGCAAGCAGGTCATACTCGAAGCCGTCGGGTTCGAGGCGGTGGCCATCCAGCACGAGGTGGACCACCTGGACGGCGTCCTTTTCCTGGACCGCGTCTCCTCCTCCAAAACGGATCTCTTCCGGCGCAAGAAGTACCGCTGA